The proteins below come from a single Conger conger chromosome 10, fConCon1.1, whole genome shotgun sequence genomic window:
- the LOC133139490 gene encoding N-acetyltransferase family 8 member 3, translated as MESKSNVQCEIRLYKPADKDGVISLFRFGMMEHIYPAFFQAMTNPDHMGVTLSISMAGYVLGGSSYFMALLAGGAWAGLVYYCCFEIYDAHLRERLRTVMADIPGHFLDRPDSCFWVAEAQVRGRPKVVGMVAVLGRREEKERGDGTNGGFDEGDGSYAEVIGTVVSFPRRRQGLGLQLAQTALAFCQERGFDRVVLETSSAQTAALGLYRKLGFEHTFTHANTHAHRWVTRLARLSMMRMEMAL; from the exons ATGGAGTCAAAAAGCAACG TCCAGTGTGAAATCAGGCTCTACAAGCCAGCAGATAAAGACGGCGTCATCTCCCTCTTTCGCTTCGGCATGATGGAGCACATCTACCCAGCGTTTTTCCAGGCCATGACCAACCCGGACCACATGGGGGTGACGTTGAGCATCTCCATGGCGGGGTACGTGCTGGGGGGCAGCTCGTACTTCATGGCTCTGCTGGCGGGCGGAGCGTGGGCGGGGCTGGTGTACTACTGCTGCTTCGAGATCTACGATGCCCACCTGAGGGAGCGCTTGCGCACGGTCATGGCCGACATCCCGGGCCACTTCCTGGACAGGCCGGACAGCTGCTTCTGGGTGGCGGAGGCCCAGGTCCGGGGCAGGCCCAAGGTGGTGGGGATGGTGGCGGTgttggggaggagggaggagaaggagaggggcgACGGCACTAACGGCGGATTCGACGAAGGGGACGGGAGCTACGCCGAGGTGATCGGGACCGTGGTTTCGTTCCCGCGGCGACGCCAGGGCCTGGGCTTGCAACTGGCTCAGACCGCGCTGGCTTTCTGCCAGGAGCGCGGCTTCGACCGCGTTGTTCTGGAGACCAGCTCGGCGCAGACCGCCGCGCTCGGCCTCTACCGCAAGCTGGGCTTCGAGCACACGTTCACCCACGCCAACACGCACGCGCACCGCTGGGTCACCAGGCTGGCCAGGCTCAGCATGATGAGGATGGAGATGGCACTCTGA